From the Leucobacter tenebrionis genome, one window contains:
- a CDS encoding nicotinate phosphoribosyltransferase encodes MHTSTALLTDHYELTMVDAALQAGTAHRGSVFELFARRLSGARRYGVVAGTGRLLDAIERFRFTEAELEYLRERQVVSSATLDWLSDFRFSGDIWGYPEGEVFFPGSPLITVESSFAEGVLLETLALSILNADSAVATAASRMSHASGGKPLAEMGSRRTGEYSAVAAARAAYLAGFSATSNLEAGRLYGIPTMGTAAHSFTLLHDSERQAFEAQVAALGTDTTLLVDTYDIEQGVRTAIEVAGPELGAVRIDSGDLPVVVAQVRRLLDELGATRTRITVTNDLDEHTVAALASAPVDSFGVGTSVVVGSGTPTMGMVYKLVAHQNDAGEWISVAKKSAEKASVGGRKSVRRSYNPRGTATAELILLGDGPGGEPEGEDLPGKTREVLVPLVRAGEILPEHIGTEGLAAARERHRMRLAELPPVALSLTRGDPAIPTEYR; translated from the coding sequence GTGCACACGTCAACGGCTCTCCTCACGGACCACTACGAGCTCACCATGGTCGACGCCGCCCTGCAGGCGGGCACGGCCCACCGCGGCAGCGTCTTCGAGCTCTTCGCGAGACGCCTCTCCGGCGCGCGGCGCTACGGTGTGGTCGCCGGTACCGGCCGTCTGCTCGACGCGATCGAGCGCTTCCGCTTCACCGAAGCCGAACTCGAGTATCTGCGCGAGCGGCAGGTCGTGAGCTCCGCGACCCTCGACTGGCTGTCCGACTTCCGTTTCTCAGGCGACATCTGGGGCTACCCCGAGGGCGAGGTCTTCTTCCCCGGCTCCCCCCTCATCACCGTCGAATCGAGCTTCGCCGAGGGCGTGCTGCTCGAGACCCTCGCGCTCAGCATCCTCAACGCCGACTCGGCCGTCGCCACCGCAGCCTCGCGCATGAGCCACGCCTCGGGCGGCAAGCCCCTCGCCGAGATGGGCTCGCGACGCACCGGCGAGTACAGCGCCGTCGCCGCCGCACGCGCCGCATACCTGGCCGGCTTCAGCGCCACCTCGAACCTCGAGGCGGGCCGGCTCTACGGGATCCCGACCATGGGCACCGCCGCCCACAGCTTCACGCTGCTGCACGACAGCGAGCGACAGGCCTTCGAGGCGCAGGTCGCCGCCCTCGGCACCGACACCACCCTGCTCGTCGACACCTACGACATCGAGCAGGGGGTGCGCACCGCCATCGAGGTCGCAGGCCCCGAGCTCGGCGCCGTCCGCATCGACTCGGGCGACCTTCCCGTGGTCGTCGCGCAGGTTCGCCGGCTCCTCGACGAGCTGGGCGCCACCCGCACGCGCATCACCGTGACGAACGATCTCGACGAGCACACCGTCGCTGCGCTCGCCTCGGCCCCCGTCGACAGCTTCGGCGTCGGCACGTCGGTCGTGGTCGGCTCGGGCACCCCCACGATGGGCATGGTGTACAAGCTGGTCGCCCATCAGAACGATGCCGGCGAGTGGATCTCGGTCGCGAAGAAGTCGGCCGAGAAGGCATCCGTGGGCGGCCGCAAGAGCGTGCGCCGCAGCTACAACCCCAGGGGCACCGCGACGGCCGAACTGATCCTGCTCGGAGACGGCCCCGGCGGTGAACCGGAGGGCGAGGACCTTCCCGGCAAGACCCGCGAGGTGCTCGTCCCGCTCGTACGGGCCGGCGAGATCCTGCCCGAGCACATCGGCACTGAAGGGCTGGCAGCAGCCCGTGAGAGGCACCGCATGCGCCTCGCCGAGCTGCCGCCGGTCGCCCTGAGCCTCACCCGCGGCGATCCCGCGATCCCCACCGAGTACCGCTGA
- a CDS encoding DUF3039 domain-containing protein: protein MGIFSRDPDTAGGGTDVLDRELEKLLEDSQIEDGDHERFSHYVPKDKILESAVTGKPVRALCGKKWTPSRDPEKFPVCPDCKRVYERMKK from the coding sequence ATGGGTATTTTCTCGCGTGATCCGGATACCGCTGGCGGGGGCACCGATGTGCTCGACCGCGAGCTCGAGAAGCTGCTCGAGGATTCGCAGATCGAGGACGGCGACCACGAGCGCTTCTCGCACTACGTTCCCAAGGACAAGATCCTCGAATCGGCCGTGACCGGCAAGCCGGTGCGCGCGCTCTGCGGCAAGAAGTGGACGCCGTCGCGCGATCCCGAGAAGTTCCCGGTCTGCCCCGATTGCAAGCGGGTCTACGAGCGCATGAAGAAGTGA